The following proteins are encoded in a genomic region of Macadamia integrifolia cultivar HAES 741 unplaced genomic scaffold, SCU_Mint_v3 scaffold1828, whole genome shotgun sequence:
- the LOC122064935 gene encoding pentatricopeptide repeat-containing protein At1g08070, chloroplastic-like, which yields MGYARLFFDRIPDPNSVLWNAMFKGYAENEFYREVLVLFNRMKSRDVKPSAFTFPFVLKSCGKISALREGKELHCLVIKSGFQGNPFVGTTLIDMYSGGGAIESAHQVFVEMPVKNVVIWTAVISGYILVKDIVHARKLFDLSLERDVVLWNTMVSGYIESGDMLRARQLFDEMPNRDVMSWNTILVGYVNNEDLKAAEELFEVMPDRNIFSWNGLIGGYARHGRFFEVLVAFKRMLAESDIVPNDTSLVTVLSACARLGALDLGKWLHVYAESNGFKGNVYVGNGLIDMYSKCGSIESAIGVFNSMEFKDLITWNSMICGLAMHGRGADALNAFDYMKSMGEKPDGITFIGVLSACTHMGLVNNGFSYFQSMTDEYSIVPQIEHFGCMADLLGKAGLLNQAVEFVRKMPLKADSVTWSALLGACRVHKNVELAELALEHLIELEPNNPANYVMLSNIYGDVGRWDDVARLKVVAKEMGVRKIPGCSSIEVNDSVMEFYSLDERHPCRDEIYEALGGLTELLKSYGDEPDLKDLW from the coding sequence ATGGGCTATGCCCGGTTGTTCTTCGATCGAATTCCAGACCCAAATTCGGTGCTCTGGAATGCAATGTTCAAAGGGTACGCAGAGAACGAATTCTACAGAGAGGTTTTGGTTCTGTTCAATCGGATGAAGAGTAGGGACGTAAAGCCCAGCGCTTTCACATTCCCCTTTGTTCTCAAATCTTGTGGGAAGATTTCTGCTTTACGAGAAGGTAAGGAATTGCATTGCCTTGTAATCAAATCTGGGTTTCAGGGGAACCCATTTGTTGGGACTACACTGATTGATATGTACTCGGGTGGAGGAGCAATTGAATCTGCTCATCAAGTGTTCGTTGAAATGCCTGTTAAGAATGTGGTCATATGGACCGCAGTCATATCTGGGTATATTCTGGTTAAGGACATTGTCCATGCTCGTAAGCTCTTTGATCTGTCACTAGAACGTGATGTTGTGTTATGGAATACTATGGTTTCTGGGTACATTGAGTCAGGTGACATGTTAAGGGCACGGCAGCTCTTCGATGAGATGCCCAACCGTGATGTGATGTCCTGGAACACTATTTTAGTTGGATATGTGAACAATGAGGACCTCAAGGCTGCTGAAGAGTTGTTTGAAGTTATGCCTGATAGGAATATCTTCTCTTGGAATGGACTTATTGGGGGATATGCACGTCATGGTAGGTTCTTTGAAGTTTTGGTTGCATTCAAGAGGATGTTAGCTGAATCTGATATTGTTCCTAACGATACATCGCTTGTGACGGTCTTATCTGCTTGCGCAAGATTAGGAGCACTTGATCTGGGTAAATGGCTACACGTTTATGCTGAGAGCAATGGATTTAAGGGGAATGTATATGTAGGAAATGGATTGATTGATATGTACTCAAAATGTGGGAGCATTGAAAGTGCCATTGGTGTCTTCAACAGCATGGAATTTAAAGATTTGATAACTTGGAATAGCATGATTTGTGGGTTGGCTATGCATGGGCGAGGGGCTGATGCCTTGAATGCCTTTGATTACATGAAGAGTATGGGAGAAAAACCAGACGGAATCACCTTCATAGGAGTGCTGTCTGCCTGCACTCATATGGGTTTGGTTAATAATGGCTTTTCTTACTTCCAATCAATGACTGATGAGTACTCTATCGTGCCTCAAATTGAGCATTTTGGTTGCATGGCTGATCTTTTAGGCAAGGCTGGTTTGCTCAACCAGGCTGTGGAGTTTGTGAGAAAGATGCCTCTAAAAGCAGATAGTGTTACCTGGAGTGCCTTACTTGGAGCTTGTCGGGTTCACAAAAATGTCGAATTGGCTGAGCTCGCGCTTGAACATCTTATCGAGCTTGAGCCAAATAATCCTGCAAATTATGTTATGCTTTCAAATATTTATGGAGATGTTGGAAGATGGGATGATGTGGCAAGATTGAAAGTTGTTGCAAAGGAGATGGGGGTAAGAAAAATACCAGGGTGTAGTTCAATTGAAGTGAATGATAGTGTTATGGAGTTCTACTCGTTAGATGAGAGGCATCCTTGCAGAGATGAGATATATGAGGCCTTGGGAGGATTAACAGAGCTATTGAAATCTTATGGGGATGAACCTGATCTCAAGGATCTTTGGTAA